GCGGGCGTCATCTCCGTGCCCGCCGTCGGCGCGGCCGTCCTCATTCAGGGCGGACAGGTCCTGATGGCCCAGGCGCATCAGGACCTACCCAAGGGTGTGCGCGACGCGCTGGGAGACAGCCCCGAAGTGCGCGGCATGCACGAGACCGGCAGAGCGGGGGCGGGCATGTCCGACGCACCCAAGCACCACGTGTTGCCGCAAGAGCACCGCGAGTGGTTCGAGCAGCGCGGCTTCAAGGGCGACATGGACATCGACCAGTTCTGCGTCCGGTTGGAGCAGGCTCACCACGAGGCGATCCACGGTGGAGGGAACTGGAAGCTGGGACGCATGTGGCCCGGTGAATGGAACCGGATGATCATGGAGACTCTGATAGATGCCGAGGTTGAAGCCGGACGAATGTTGACGCGGAATCAGGTCCTGGACATCGTCGCGGAGCGTATGAAGGGCTACAAAGTCCCGATCACGTTCACGACAGGGCGGAGCCGATGACCGACGGACGTTCATGGGACGGCAACTGGAAGGCCCGCTTGTATGAACGCGTCCGCGAACGGGGCTACGACTCACTCACGGCATTTGCCGAGGCCCGTCCCACCGCATCGTTGGTGGCGCTGGCCGAGGAGCTGGGTCCGGACGACGTTGCCGGAATTCAGGTGTACGACGGATTGGTGGCTGAAGCAGTGCGAAGCAAACGAGTGACCCGCTTGGTACGTGGACAACTTGTGCGCGAGCTGTGGGGGAGCATCCCTGAGGGTTGGCCGACCGTGTTGGATGACGACAACCGATTCAAGGTCGCCAAGGCGCTTGGCCTTTGGTCCGGCATTGTCCCAGAAACGCATAAGGCGAGGGTTCGACTGGCTAGGGAGGCACTCCGCGCCAATCCCCCCCCTTCAGGCTGGCGTCCGCTCGGTCCCGACGACGAGCTTCTCCGCACGCTCTTGCCGGACGAAGAAGCCTGACCGGAAGCGGCGACCCTGCGAGCCGGTGCGGGAGCCGCCATGTGCCCCCAGTGTGCCCCTCCAGCATGGAATGAGGGTGCACACCAGGGGACGGCGTGAGACGGGACGGGATAGCGAGCCCGAGTGAAATCAGGGCGATAGGGGGTAACGGCGCGTCCTGCCTGGGGCTTCCTATCGTCCTGACTACCGCACGGGCCCGCGACTACTGGATCGCGAAGATGAGCGTCACCTTCGCCTGCACCGTCTGCTCCTCCGGCTGGATGGACGTGGCGGGTGCGGCGCGCGCCCCGGCCATGTCCATGGCGAAGGTGGCCGGGTACAGGCGCGGAGCCTCCGTCACCGTGCTCGCGTCCAGCACCGCGCCCAGCTTCACGTTGAGCGCCGAGGCCAGCACCTCCGCCGACTTGCGCGCGCGCGTCACCGCCTGCCGCAGGGCCTCTGCCTGCACGGCGTCCTGACGGCTCAGCCCGAAGCGCACCGAGTCCACCCGGTTCGCCCCCGCCGCCAGCGCCTTGTCCAACAGTCCGCCCACCTTGGACAGGTCCGTCACGTGGACGCTGACCAGGTTGCTCACGCGGTACCCCTTGAGCTTCGGCTCTCCCCCCTGGGGCGGTGGCGGCATGTACTCCGGATAGACGTTGTAGTTGCGCGTCTGCAGGTCGCGCTTCGCGATGCCCGCGGACGTCAGCGCCGCCAGCACCTTCTCCATCTGCTTCGCGTTCTCCTCCCCCGCGGCCTTCGCGTTCGCGGCGGACGTCTCCACCGCCACGTCGATGAAGGCCTCATCTGGCTGCGCCTTCACCTCCCCCGTGCCCTCCACCCGCAGCGTGCGCACCTGCGGATCCACGGGAGGCCGCGCCTGCGGCGAACCGGGCGGCGGGACCTGCGCTTGCGCGGCGGCGGTGAAGCCCGCGAGTACCACCAGCATCGACAACATCCTGCGAACAGCGGACATGGCGCCTCCTTCCCAAGGCGAAACCGGGACCGTCCCGCGTCTAGCGCGAAAGCCCCCTGTCTCCAAGACGCCCCGGCCCGGCGGACATTCACCGGCCCCGGGGCGTCTGGCGCCCGTCGGGATCGACTAGTGGGGAAGCGACTCGCCCGTCCGGCCCAGCGACGCGACCGATTCCAGCGGCTTCTTCAGCGGACGCCGCGCGGCCTTGCGCACCTGCGTCTCCGCCTTGCGGCGCGCGGTGCGCAGCGCGTCCCGGCCCATGTCCATCACCGCCGCCACCGCGCCCGTCAGCAGGTTGCCCGGCGGGCTGTCCGGCAAGGCCGGGTGCGGATGCGTGGGCGCCGCCTTCTTCGCCTGCGCCAGCGCCTCCCCCATCTGCCGCAGCTCCTGCGGCTTGAAGACCTTCTTCACCTCCGGGAAGAGGTACTGCTCCTCCTCCGTGACGTGGGCGCGCACGCTCTCCATCAGCACGTGCACCTTCGCGTCGAAGCGCTCCGACTCCGGCGGCAGCACGTCCAGCTCCGACAGCACCCACTTCATCACGTGGTGCTCCTCCAACGCGCGCAGCACGTCCTGCGACAGCGCCTCCGCCCGCGCGCGCACCGCCGGATAGAAGACCTGCTCCTCGATGGCCGCGTGCACGGACAGCTCCCGCACCATCTGTTCCACCAGCCTGCGCTTGTGCGCCAGCGCGTGGTCCCCCGCCTTCTCGAACTTGCGGAACAGCTGCTCCACCGTCTTGTGGTCCGCCTTCAACAGCATGATGGCATCCATGGGCCGTCTCCCTTCCTGCATCGGGGGGCCGCGCCACCCCCTGATGAGCGCGCCCGGGCCCCCTGAACCCTGGCACAGCGCGGCACGGAGTGAAGGGTGGGGATGGATTCCCGGCCGCGCCCACCCGTGCCTCCCTGCCCCCCGCGTCCGGATGGAGGGCAGGCGGACAGGAGCCCCCGGAGTGTCCAGAAGGCGTCGCGAATACCGCCCTGCCCCCCACTCCCCAGGACGCGGCGGCATGCACACCGTGCGCGCTCAGATTCGGTCTCGCGCGGGCGGCGGGCAAGGGAGCGGGGGCATACCGTGACGACGAAGACGCTGCGCGTGCAGGTGGCACGCATCCTCCGCGAGGCGGAGGGCATCCAGTCCTACGAGCTGGTCGCCGAGGACGGCGGCGCGCTGCCCGAGTTCGAGGCCGGCGCCCACCTGGACGTGCGGGTGCCGGGCCTGGACGGCATGCGCCAGTACTCCCTCTGCAACGACCCGGGCGAGACGCACCGCTACGTCATCGCCGTGCAGCGCGACGCCCAGGGGCGCGGCGGCTCCAAGGCCATGCATGACCGCGTCCGCGAGGGCGACGTGCTCACCGTGAGCGCGCCCCTCAACGACTTCCCGCTGCTGTACGGCCGCAGCTACGTGCTCATCGCGGGAGGCATCGGCATCACGCCGCTGCTGGCCATGGCTCGCGTGCTGGAGCGCACCGGCGCGGAGTGGGTGCTGCACTACTGCACGCGCAGCCAGGACCGGACCGCCTTCACGGAGCTGTTGTCCTCACCGTCGTTCGCGGGCCGCGTGCACGTGCACCACGACGGAGGGGACCCGGCGAAGGGGCTGGACGTGCGGGCGCTGCTCGCCAGCCGGGGCCCGGGCACGCGGCTGTACTGCTGCGGCCCCGCGGGCCTGATGAAGGCCGTGCGCGAAGCGGCGACGCTGCACAAGTGGCCCTGGGAGAAGGTGCACTTCGAGGCCTTCACCGCCGAGGGCACCGCCGCCACCCACGCGAAGCCGGAGGAGGACTTCGAGGTGGCGCTGAAGAGCACCGGCCAGGTGCTGCGCGTCCCGGCCGGCAAGAGCGTGCTCAACGTGCTGCGCACCCACGGAGTGAAGGTGGAGAGCGACTGCGAGGCCGGCTCCTGCGGCACCTGCGTCACCCGCGTGTGCGAGGGCACCCCCGACCACCGCGACACCTTCTTCCAACAGGAGCCCGCGGGCGACGCGCGGATGCTCGTCTGCGTCTCGCGAGCCCGGTCCAAGCGGCTGGTGCTGGACCTGTAGCCGCCCCTCGACACGCGGCGATGCATTGAAGCGCGCCTCCACGCGGCGGGCCGCCTATGCTCGCGCCCCGCTCGCACACAAGAGAGGCTGATGAGCCACGGGATGTTGTTCACCATGGACACCCCTCCCACGGAGGCCCGCTACCAGGGCCGGCTGTGGGTGGCGGATCTGCTGGACCTCACGGGCGCCGCGCTCGTGGGCTGGGGCGCGTTGCGCGCGGCGGAGCAGGTCTCCACGGCCGGCAAGCTCGCGCTGGCGGGCGTCGCCGCGTGGCTGGTGCTGTCCGGCGTGGGCGGGCTCACGGGCCGCACCCCGGGTCGTCACGCGCTGGGCCTGAGGCTGGAGCGCGCCGATGGCGCCGCGCCGGGCCTGGGCACGGGGCTCGTGCGCGCGCTCACCGCCCCCGTGGAGCTGCTGCTCCAGGTCGTGCTGCAGCGCCGGCCCCTGGACGAGCGGCTGGGGGTGCACGCGGGCGCGATTCCAGGGGGCTTGCGCGGCTGGCTGCGCGGCCTGCCGCTGCCGCTCGTGGGGACCGCGCTGCTCGCGGGCGCGGTGTGGAGCATCGTCACGCCCACCCACCAGGAGATGCTCCAGTACCTGGACCGCACGCTGACCGGCTGGCACTGCTGCCACGGCACGCGCGAGGTCACCTGGCAGTGCCGCACGTCCTTGTCCCGCGCGGTCCGCGACGCGAAGGGCGGCGACACGGAGGTGGCCGGCTTCCTGCGCACCGAGTGCCCCGTGGCCGCCGCGCGGTTGGCGCCTTGAGGCGCGGGGCTCCCTGAGCCCGCGCGGCTACTGCTTGCGCAGCGGGAAGTCCGCCTGGCCTTCCTTGCAGATGACGCGGACCACCTGTTCGGCCACCATGGGGGCGCTGGCCTGCACGGAGAAGTAGGGCGCCCCCGTCTTCACCTTGTGCTCCCGGTAGGGCTCCAGCCCCGCCATCAGCGCCTGCTGCCGCCGGGCCAGGATGATGCGGCACTGCGACCAGGAGATGGTGTCGTCGTTGATGAGCGTCAGGGTGCGGTTGAAGTTGCTCCCCAGCAGGCCATCCACCAGCGCCTTGCCCAGCAGTTCGCGCGGCGCCGCGGGCTTCTCCTCGCGCACGGGCGCCGCGACCGGCGTGGGCTCCGCTGGAGCCGGAGCCGCCACCGGGACCGAGGCCGCGCGCGTGGCCAACACCACGAAGCGCGGCTCCTTCGCGGCGTCCGCCTCCGCGTCCAGCCGCAGGGTCATCCGCTTGCGGTCCGGCTTGATGTTCAACACGGTGGCCGTCCCCAGCAGCGGGTGCTTGCGGGCCCCGCGCGCCCGGGGCCCCACCACCTGGAACACCGCGCCCGCGTTGATGCCGGACGGCACGGACGTGTTCGCCACGCGCTGGCCGCCGCCCGTCTCCTTGATCTCCACCAGCGGCGCGTCCACGGACACCAGGAGGGCCTGACGCACGGGCCGCTTCGTCCCCGGAGCCGGCTTCACCCCCGGGTGCGTGTCGCCTCCGCGCACCGCCTCCACCCCCATGCCCGCGTCCGGCGCCGCGCTGTCGGCGATCACCGGCGGCTCCTCGGACGGAGCCACCACCGGCGGCGGGGGCGGTTCGACCTTCGGGGGCGTGGCCACCACCGGCTCGGCCGGAGGCGGAGACCGCACGGCGGGCGGAGGCCGCGCGGGCGTGCTCGATGACCGGAGGACGTACGTGGTGAGCCCCACGGAGGCGCCCACCAGCAGCAGCGCGGCCATGGCGATCCGCGCCACCGGCCGGCCGCGCTCGGGCCGCGCCAGCGCCTGCTCGGGCGCCGCGGGCGTCCCCACCGCGGCGGCGGCCTGCCCCGTCGTGGCGGGCAGGTGCACCGCGGTGGCGCCCAGCGCGGCCGCGTCCACGGCGTCGTTGTTCCGGGCCACGCCGCCAGAGCCGGAGGAATGGGACACGAACGTGCCGCTGGGCCCCCGCGCGGAGCCCTCCGTTTCGATGCGCCCCGTGTCCCGCCGCCCACCGTCCGGCGGCCCCACCGTGCGCAGCGCCGTGGCGTCGAAGGCGGCCCCGTCCGCCGCGTTGCCAGCGCCATACAGGCCGGTGCCCGACGAGCCGCTCCTCGCGGCCGGTGACGGCGTGCGCCGCTCCCCGTGCACGCCGGACGTCAGCTTGCGCTGCTCGGCGAAGGCCTCCGGGCAGACGGCGCGGACGAACTCGCCCACCTCCTCCGCGCCCACCGGCGCGCCCGTGCGCAGCAGCTCCGCGTTGAGCGAGCGGCCGAAGTCATCCGCCCGCGCGTACCGGTCCGCTGGCAGCGGCGCCAGCGCGCGGCGCACCGCGGCCTCCAGCGGCGGCTCCACGTCCGGCCGGAAGTCCGTCAGCGACGGCACCACCGGGTTCGACATGGCCGCCATCATCTCGCCCACCGTGCCGTGGGGAACCAGCCCACGGCCCGCGAGCATCTCCCACACCACCACGGCGCAGGAGTAGATGTCGCTGCGGTGGTCCAACGGCTCGGCGCGCACCTGCTCCGGGGACATGTAGCCCAGCTTCCCCATCACCGTGGACGGCAGCGTGTACTTGCTGCGCGCGGTGGACTTCGCGAGGCCGAAGTCGATGACCTTCACCTCGCCCTCGTACGACACCATCACGTTGTGCGGGGACACGTCCCGGTGGACGATGCCCAGCGGCTCGCCGTCCGTGCCCGTCTTGCGGTGCGCGTACCCCAGCCCCTCCGCGATGCGCTGGCCGATGTAGAGCGCCACCGGCGCCGGCACCGCCCGCCCCTGGGAGCGCGCCTGCTCCAGCAGGTACCCCAGGTCCACGCCCGCCACGTACTCCAGGGCCATGTAGTACGTGCCGTCCGCCTCACCCATGTCGTACACCTGGGCGATGGAGGAGTGCACCAGGTGCACCAGCACCTTGGCCTCGTGGTGGAACCGGTCCAGGAACTGCCGGTCCTTCACCAGCCCCGGCAGGATGGTCTTCACGATGCAGGGCTTCTCGAAGCCCGCGGCCCCGGACAGCTTCGCCAGGTACACCTCCCCCATGCCACCTTGGCCCAGGAGGTGGACGAGCTCGTAGCGCCCGAAAAAACGGGGGGACTCTGTGGGTGCGGTGCTCATGGACTCGGCTCCGGAGCGCAGCACGGACTCCCCCATGGAATCAAGCCGCGCACCACGCGCCTCCCCTTCTTCTCAGAACCCAGACACCTCGCGCGTGGAAAAGAGAAAGTCCCGGGGCCGACGGAATTCCCGAGGCCCTGTTCCGGCTGACAACAGGTGAGGTGTGCACCCGAGCACGTCCCACCGCCCGCGCCCCCCGGGACGTTGCGACTCCGACCCCAGATGCGTTCCCTCGGAAGAGCGCATCGCTTCCTTCCCCTGGGAGGGAGGCGTGCAGCTCCCAGCCCCCTGGCGCTTGGGGGTGCCGCCCTGCGGAAGGCCGTCCTGCCGGAAGGAGTCGCGTCATGAAGCAATGGGGAATCATCGGGTTGCTGGCGCTGGTCGCGTGTGGGCCCGAGTCGTCCACGGGGACCTCGGTCCAGGGACAGACATGCCCCGGGGTCGTCGCCGGAGGAATGACCGCGCGCCAGGGATTGGACGACATCCAGCCCTCCGGGGCCGTCAGCGACGGGCGCATGCCGGTCATCATCCGCTTCCGCTCCCTGGGCCACACGCAGGCCTCGCGAGTCACGGCGACCGGCGCCCAGCTGACGGCCAGCACCGGCGCGAAGGTGAGCGCCGTGTACCGCAACATCCCCGCGGTGGCCGCGCGCGTGACGCCCCAGGAACTCCGGACCCTGGAGGGGAACGAGTGGGTGGAGAGCGTGGAGGTGGACCAGGTCTGGTCCGCCCAGGCCCTGACGCCCGGGCTGCTCTCGCCGCTGCCGCGCCAGGTGATGGCGGCCACCCCCGGACCGCTCGACGAGTACACCGAGGGGCTGCGCCTGGTGCAGGCCCCGGAGGTGTGGGACGCGGACGGGGACGGCGTGCTGGACGCGGGCGCGCCCACCGGCGAGGGCGTGCGGGTGTGCGTCATCGACAGCGGGCTGGACATGGACCACCCGGAGTTCCAGGGCGCGGTGGTGGGCAGCCACGACTTCCTGGACGATGACGGCGACGCGAGCGACCGAAGCCCCCAGGGCGAGTGGGGCCAGGGCCACGGCACCCACGTGGCGGGCATCATCGCGGCCCGCATGGGCCAGGGCGGCGTCACCGGCCCCCGGGGCTACCCCGGCGGCATGGTGGGCGTGGCGCCCCGGGCGTCGCTGCTCATCGCGCGGGTGCTGGACCTGCGGGGGAAGACGCAGATGAGCCTGGTGCTCTCCGCCATGGAGTGGTGCGAGTCCCAGAACGCGCGCATCGTGTCGCTGTCGCTGGGCGGAGGCACCCCCACGCGCAGCACGGTGGATGCGTTCCGGGCCATGCTGGACCACGGCCTGCTGGTGGTGGCCGCCGCCGGCAACGAGGGCGGACCGGTGATGTACCCCGCGTCCGACCCGTCCGTCCTCGCGGTGGGCGCGGTCGACGCATCCGAGCGGCGGGCGGGCTTCTCCTCCGTGGGCGTGGAGCTGGGGCTGATGGCGCCGGGCGTGGACGTGCTGTCCACCTTCCCCCGCGGGCTGGGCGCCTCCGCGGAGATGTCCGTGAACGACGCGTCCCCCACGTCCCGCTCGCTGCTGTACTCCCCCACGGGAGACACCGCGGGGAAGCTGCTGGACTGTGGCCTGGGGGACTCGCTCGCGTCGTGTCCGGGCGCCACCTGCGACGGCTTCATCGCCTACGTACGGCCAGGCGCGCTGCCCGTGAACCAGGCCATGGCCAACGTGATGATGCAGGGCGCGCGCGCGGTCATTTTCGGCGCGAACGGCGGTCCCGCGGGCGCCACCGTGGACATCTTCTCGCTGCCCCGGAGCGGCCACTGGGCCCCCGCGGTCAGCGTCAGCCAGGCCGCCAGCACGGTGCTCCAGGAGCGCCTGGGCGCCAACGCGCGGCTGAGCCTGCTCCCGGTGGACTACACCCACGTGTCCGGCACCTCCATGGCCGCGCCCTACGTGAGCGGCGTGGCCGCCCTCCTCTGGAGCGCGCGGCCGGAGCTGACGCCGCGCCAGGTGCGCGAGGCGATGGAGTCCTCCGCGCGCGACCTGGGCACGCCGGGCAAGGACCCCGTGTTCGGCCACGGCCTGGTCCACGCGCGTGACGCCTTGTTGCGACTGCAATGAACGCGGTTTCTCAGCGCCTGGGAGGCCGAGCAACACGGAGCGCATGGATGTTGAGCAACACGGAGCGCGAGGAGTCGGGCGTGCGGGAAAAAAGCGCCACGTAACGAAATCGAGAACGCACTTCTTCGTGGAATGAATGCGCGCCTGGGTTGTACGTGGCGCGCGCCCAATGGCCGCCGGGAAGGCAGCCAACCGGCGCGAAAAACCCTTTCATTCTTGAATTGAGGACATCCATGTTGCGAATTGCTGTTGCCGCCCTGGTCGTTGCCGCTACGGGTTGCGCCGGGTCGAGTGGCGCGACGGTCGCGGGTCGCGGGGGCAACGCCACCGTCACGGGCAGCATCACGTATCCGGCGAGCGGGCTGCAGGGCGACCCGTGCACGTCGGTGCGCGTGAAGGTGACAGAAGGGGAGGCGGCGGCGCCGGGGGCGGCCGAGGTGAAGCAGAGCCGCAACAACCGCTGCAGCTTCATCGTGGCCGGGCTGCCGGACGGCAAGGACCTGAACGTGGAGCTGGTGGCGGACGCGAGCCTCAAGTGCGCCAGCGGCGCGGCGCCCGTCATCACCCCGGGCCCGACGACGATGAAGATCGCCAAGTACGCGGCGCCGGTGGTCAGCTTCAAGCTGGCCTGCGAGTAGGGCCCCACACAGCGGAAGCAGGTCGGGGCGCGCCTGGGTGCGCGCGGCCCCGGCCTTCGTGCGGGTGAAGCTAGACGTCAGGACAGGGACCATTGCTTGCCGCACTCAAGGGCGCGAAGCTGCCGCGGCCCATGATTGCCTTCCGTCCGCGTACCGCGCTGCTCGCCCTGGCCCTGCTGGGCGCGGGTTGCGACTCCGAAGTGCCGTTCCCCACCGAGGATGAGCTCGACCAGCTGAGCGGCCTGCATACGCAGAGCGCGAAGCCGGAGGTGGACCCGACCAACAAGTGGGGTGACAACCCGGACGCGGCGGCGCTGGGCCACCGGTTGTTCGAGGACCCCGGGCTGTCGCGTTGCGGGACGGTGTCCTGCAAGAGCTGCCACACGGGCGAGTCCTACACGGTGGAGACGGCCACGGCGGAAGGCTGTGGGGGCAACCAGACGGTGCGCAACCCGCCCAGCCTGCTGAACGCGGGCTACAACCGCTGGTTCATGTGGGACGGGCGCGCGGACCGGCTGTGGTCCCAGGCGGTGCTGCCGCTGATGAACCCGCTGGAGATGAACTCGGACGCGCAGGTGGTGCGCGCGCGGCTGGTGGCGGACCCCACGTACACGGCGGCGTACACGCAGCTGTTCGGCAAGGCGCCCGCGGACGAGTCGGACTCGGACCGGCTGCTGGCCAACGTGGGCAAGGTGCTGGCGGCGTACCAGCGCACGCTCAACCGCACGGACGCGCCGTTCGACGCGGACGTGCGGCGCTTCCTCCAGGCGGTGGAGGCGGGCACGCAGGAGAAGGACCCGGCGTACCTGGGGCTGAAGACGTTCATGCGCAAGGGCCAGTGCGTGGTGTGCCACAAGGGCCGCTCGCTGTCGGACGACAAGTTCCACAACCTGGGGCTGAAGGACTCGGGCGGTGGGCGGCGGGGGCAGGCGGACGCGGTGGACGCGCTCCTGTCCTGGAAGTTCAACGCCGGGGGCGCCTACAGCGACGCGCCGACGGGCATGGACGCGGCGCGGCTGTCCACGCTGAAGGCGCAGGCGCAGAGCAAGCCCACGGAGGTGGAGGGCGCCTTCCGCACGCCGTCGCTGCGCAACGTGGCGCTGACCGCGCCGTACATGCACACCGGCGCGGAGAAGACGCTGGAGGACGTGGTCGACTTCTACGACAAGGGCGGCGACGCCGTGGGCACCTTCGCGGGCGTGCGCACGGAGACCATCGTCAAGCTGGACCTGAGCAGCGAGGAGAAGCAGGCGCTGGTGACGCTGCTCAAGTCCATGACGGGCGCGGCGCGCTAACGCACCAGGTGGAAGGCCGTCTGGCGTTGGAAGGCCCAGTGCACGGCGCCTTCCGCGTCCAGCACCACGTCCTCCTCCTGGGCGGAGCGCACGGGCTGGCCGTTCCACTCGGGGACGGGGCTCGTCGCCTGCAGCTCGATGGAGAACCAGGAGCTGGGCATCACCTTGTGCTCGCCGTTGCCGGGCACGCCCTCCTGGCGGTCCCACATGCCAATCATCGGGCCGGCGCCGTGGCCGTGCAGGCCAATGGGGTGTGAGTACACGGTGCCGTCGATGCGTTCGGCCTTCATGCGCGCGAGCGAGGCGCGCAGCACCTCGTTGCCGGTGCGGCCCGGCTTGATTTCGCCGGTGACGATGTCCTGGAGCCGGTTGGACGCCTTCAGCGCGGCCTTGAGCCCTTCGGGGACGTCCGTCTCGCCTTCGCGCAGCACGTAGCCCATGTGCTGGGTGTCGGTGTTGAGGCGGAGGGCGGTGATGCCGTAGTCGCAGTGGAGCACGTCGCCGCGCTGGATGACGGGGGCTTCGCCCAGCTGTTCGTCGGTGAAGCCCTGGCGCTGCACGTCCACGTCGGGCTGGAACCAGGTGTCCAGGCCCTCATCGGCCAGGCGCTGGCGCATCCACCACTCCACGTCCTTCGTGGTGGTGGTGCCGGGGGTGATGACGGCGTTGGAGAAGGCGGTCTGGATGATGTCCCAGGCGTGCTTCGTGAGGTCCTCGTAGAAGCGGACCTCGTCGGCGCTCCGCCAGCCGAGCACGTCCAGGGGCAGGCCCCCGGCGGGCTTGAAGCGCTTCACCCAGGTGGGGCCCAGGGCCTGGGCCATGCCTTCGTATTCGCCGTGGGTGAGGCCGTCGGCGAAGGCGATGGCGGGCGACACGTTGATGGCGATGGAGTCGGGCTTGCGCTCCTCCACCACCTGCTTGAGCAGCTGCCACTGTTCGGGGCCCAGGAGCTCCGCGGCGCGGCGGGCCCCGCCGCGGTCCACCAGCTGCGGGGCGCGGCGGGCTTCATAGAGGCCCCCCTGCGTGCTGCCGCCCAGGGCCAGCCGCTCCACGCCCTGGCCCTCGCCGCGGTCGAAGAAGACGTAGATGGTGCGGCGGCGCGCGGCGAAGGTCGTGGGGGACACGAGCGCCTTGAAGACGGGGTCCTCGTTGTACTCGCGCATGGGGACGATCCACATGCGCACGCCATGCTTGCGCATGAGCTGGGGCAGCGCGGTCTCCAGGCGCTCGCGGAGCCACGCCTGCTGGCGGTCGGCCTGCTCGCGCAGCGTGCCGAAGGGGCGCACCGGCGCGGCGGGAGCGGGGGCCGCGGACACGGGAGCCACGGGCGCGATGACGGCGGCCGGGGCCTCGGGCTTCGAGGGCGCGACGGGCGCGGTGGCGCAGGCGGAGGAGCAGACGAGCGGGACGACGAGCAGGTGTTTCCAGGAGCGCATGGGCGCGCAGTCTGTCACGCGCCCTGGTACGCCGTCGCACCGATGCGCGGCGGCGGGCTCCGCGTTGCCGGTCAGCCGTGGAAAAGCCAGACATGCTGTCCTGGCTTCACTTTGAATCCATGGAGTGTCTGTCCAAGAAATTCCGGATCATGGCTCTTGCGGGGCCTGGGCCACGACGGGCGTGGCCGGGACGTACTCCTCGCTCGTGTCCAGGGTGCCCAGCTCATTCACCCCGCCCACCACCAGCACGGTGCCCCGGTGCAGCCACACCGCGCCGGCTTCGCCTCGCGGCTCATGCAGCGTGGGCGCCTGCGCCCAGATGCCGCGCACTGGATCGAAGCGCTCCGCGGACGCCAGCGTGCCTCGCGAGGAGTGCTCGCCGCCCACCATCAGCACCATGCCGTCCCCCGTCAGCAGCGCCGCATGGTGCTCTCGCGGAACGGCCGGGTCCTCCACCCGCTCCCACGCGTTCCGCTCCGGCACGTACACCTCCGCCGTCTCCGCCGCCCGCGACGTGATGCCCCCCACCACCAGCACGCGCCCGTCCGGCAACAGCGTCACGGTGTGCCCCAGCCGGTGCGTGCCCGCCGCGCCGCCCACCGCCCCCGCCTTCTCCCAGTGCCCCGTCGCCGGGTCGTACAGCTCCGCCTGCAAGCCGCTCGCGAAGAGCACCTTGCCCGTGCGCAACACCACCGCCGTCCCTGAACCTCCTCGCACGAAGCCCGGCGCCTCCGCGGGCCGCCACGTCCCCGTCGCCGGGTCGTACAGCTCCGCAGAGCGCACCGGCCGCAGGTCCACGTCCGTCCCTCCCGCCACCAACACCCGCCCGTCCGGCAACACCACCGCCGCTGGATCGTTCCGCGCCTCTCCCATGGGCGCCGCCGCCGTCCACGTCCCCGCGTCTGGCGCGTACAGCTCCGCGCTCGCCAGCGCGCCCACCGTCACGCCGTTGGAGCCCCCCACCACCAACACCCGCCCATCCGCGAGCCGCACCGCCGCGTGGTTGCGCCGCGACGTGCGCAGCGCCCCCGTGGGCCTCCACCGCCCCGTGTCCGGCTCGAAGACCTCGCAGCTGCCCAGCGTGCGGCTCCCGTCATGCCCCCCCGCCGCCAACACCCGCCCGTCCTCCAACAGCACGTAGGGCAACAGCCGCCGCGGCGTCGACAACACGCCCGGCACTGGCGCCTCCACCCCGCCCGCATCCGCTCTCGGACCGGGCCCGCACGCCAACA
The genomic region above belongs to Corallococcus silvisoli and contains:
- a CDS encoding serine/threonine protein kinase → MSTAPTESPRFFGRYELVHLLGQGGMGEVYLAKLSGAAGFEKPCIVKTILPGLVKDRQFLDRFHHEAKVLVHLVHSSIAQVYDMGEADGTYYMALEYVAGVDLGYLLEQARSQGRAVPAPVALYIGQRIAEGLGYAHRKTGTDGEPLGIVHRDVSPHNVMVSYEGEVKVIDFGLAKSTARSKYTLPSTVMGKLGYMSPEQVRAEPLDHRSDIYSCAVVVWEMLAGRGLVPHGTVGEMMAAMSNPVVPSLTDFRPDVEPPLEAAVRRALAPLPADRYARADDFGRSLNAELLRTGAPVGAEEVGEFVRAVCPEAFAEQRKLTSGVHGERRTPSPAARSGSSGTGLYGAGNAADGAAFDATALRTVGPPDGGRRDTGRIETEGSARGPSGTFVSHSSGSGGVARNNDAVDAAALGATAVHLPATTGQAAAAVGTPAAPEQALARPERGRPVARIAMAALLLVGASVGLTTYVLRSSSTPARPPPAVRSPPPAEPVVATPPKVEPPPPPVVAPSEEPPVIADSAAPDAGMGVEAVRGGDTHPGVKPAPGTKRPVRQALLVSVDAPLVEIKETGGGQRVANTSVPSGINAGAVFQVVGPRARGARKHPLLGTATVLNIKPDRKRMTLRLDAEADAAKEPRFVVLATRAASVPVAAPAPAEPTPVAAPVREEKPAAPRELLGKALVDGLLGSNFNRTLTLINDDTISWSQCRIILARRQQALMAGLEPYREHKVKTGAPYFSVQASAPMVAEQVVRVICKEGQADFPLRKQ
- a CDS encoding S8 family serine peptidase, which translates into the protein MKQWGIIGLLALVACGPESSTGTSVQGQTCPGVVAGGMTARQGLDDIQPSGAVSDGRMPVIIRFRSLGHTQASRVTATGAQLTASTGAKVSAVYRNIPAVAARVTPQELRTLEGNEWVESVEVDQVWSAQALTPGLLSPLPRQVMAATPGPLDEYTEGLRLVQAPEVWDADGDGVLDAGAPTGEGVRVCVIDSGLDMDHPEFQGAVVGSHDFLDDDGDASDRSPQGEWGQGHGTHVAGIIAARMGQGGVTGPRGYPGGMVGVAPRASLLIARVLDLRGKTQMSLVLSAMEWCESQNARIVSLSLGGGTPTRSTVDAFRAMLDHGLLVVAAAGNEGGPVMYPASDPSVLAVGAVDASERRAGFSSVGVELGLMAPGVDVLSTFPRGLGASAEMSVNDASPTSRSLLYSPTGDTAGKLLDCGLGDSLASCPGATCDGFIAYVRPGALPVNQAMANVMMQGARAVIFGANGGPAGATVDIFSLPRSGHWAPAVSVSQAASTVLQERLGANARLSLLPVDYTHVSGTSMAAPYVSGVAALLWSARPELTPRQVREAMESSARDLGTPGKDPVFGHGLVHARDALLRLQ
- a CDS encoding M24 family metallopeptidase, producing the protein MRSWKHLLVVPLVCSSACATAPVAPSKPEAPAAVIAPVAPVSAAPAPAAPVRPFGTLREQADRQQAWLRERLETALPQLMRKHGVRMWIVPMREYNEDPVFKALVSPTTFAARRRTIYVFFDRGEGQGVERLALGGSTQGGLYEARRAPQLVDRGGARRAAELLGPEQWQLLKQVVEERKPDSIAINVSPAIAFADGLTHGEYEGMAQALGPTWVKRFKPAGGLPLDVLGWRSADEVRFYEDLTKHAWDIIQTAFSNAVITPGTTTTKDVEWWMRQRLADEGLDTWFQPDVDVQRQGFTDEQLGEAPVIQRGDVLHCDYGITALRLNTDTQHMGYVLREGETDVPEGLKAALKASNRLQDIVTGEIKPGRTGNEVLRASLARMKAERIDGTVYSHPIGLHGHGAGPMIGMWDRQEGVPGNGEHKVMPSSWFSIELQATSPVPEWNGQPVRSAQEEDVVLDAEGAVHWAFQRQTAFHLVR
- a CDS encoding cytochrome-c peroxidase, with protein sequence MIAFRPRTALLALALLGAGCDSEVPFPTEDELDQLSGLHTQSAKPEVDPTNKWGDNPDAAALGHRLFEDPGLSRCGTVSCKSCHTGESYTVETATAEGCGGNQTVRNPPSLLNAGYNRWFMWDGRADRLWSQAVLPLMNPLEMNSDAQVVRARLVADPTYTAAYTQLFGKAPADESDSDRLLANVGKVLAAYQRTLNRTDAPFDADVRRFLQAVEAGTQEKDPAYLGLKTFMRKGQCVVCHKGRSLSDDKFHNLGLKDSGGGRRGQADAVDALLSWKFNAGGAYSDAPTGMDAARLSTLKAQAQSKPTEVEGAFRTPSLRNVALTAPYMHTGAEKTLEDVVDFYDKGGDAVGTFAGVRTETIVKLDLSSEEKQALVTLLKSMTGAAR